The Melospiza melodia melodia isolate bMelMel2 chromosome 7, bMelMel2.pri, whole genome shotgun sequence genome has a segment encoding these proteins:
- the GPX4 gene encoding phospholipid hydroperoxide glutathione peroxidase GPX4 gives MGWGGAVRGALWCARAAARTALLGPGLIAARSMCAHADDWRSAKAIYDFVALDIDGNDVSLEKYRGDVCIITNVASKUGKTAVNYTQLVDLHARYAERGLRILGFPCNQFGKQEPGTNAQIKAFAEGYGVKFDMFSKIDVNGDDAHPLWKWLKEQPKGRGTLGNAIKWNFTKFLINREGQVVKRYSPMEDPIVIEKDLPAYL, from the exons ATGGGCTGGGGCGGCGCGGTGCGGGGCGCGCTGTGGTGtgcgcgggcggcggcgcggaCAGCGCTCCTGGGACCAGGGCTGATCGCGGCGCGCAGCATG TGTGCCCACGCGGACGACTGGCGCTCGGCCAAGGCCATCTACGACTTCGTCGCCCTCGACATCGATGGCAACGACGTGTCCCTGGAAAAGTACCG GGGCGACGTCTGTATCATCACCAACGTGGCCTCCAAGTGAGGGAAAACGGCGGTAAACTACACTCAGCTTGTCGATTTGCACGCCCGATACGCTGAGAGGGGTTTACGGATCCTGGGATTTCCCTGCAACCAGTTTGGGAAGCAG GAGCCCGGGACCAACGCTCAGATCAAGGCATTTGCTGAGGGCTACGGGGTGAAGTTTGACATGTTCAGCAAGATCGATGTCAACGGGGACGATGCTCACCCGCTCTGGAAGTGGCTGAAGGAGCAGCCCAAAGGGAGAGGCACTCTGGGCAA TGCAATAAAATGGAACTTCACCAAG TTCCTCATTAACCGGGAAGGTCAAGTGGTGAAGAGATACAGCCCAATGGAAGATCCCATt GTGATCGAGAAGGACCTGCCTGCATACCTGTag
- the SBNO2 gene encoding protein strawberry notch homolog 2 isoform X2, producing the protein MSQMQFWLKFPSLYKDSSYLDELSNNNSLFSSPADSLSDIVDAKDFLPADSLSHVPTLWDVSTPQQNQIELFSPSTPFPGLNSSSDHVPAVPNTPLLISYQSQAPAEEEDEGEEEETEELGHTETYAEYIPSKSKIGKHHPDLVVETSTLSSVPPPDITYSLSLPSSVADKGSLSALQLEAIIYACQQHEVLLPNGQRAGFLIGDGAGVGKGRTVAGIIFENYLKGRKKALWFSVSNDLKYDAERDLKDIEASHIPVHALNKIKYGDTATSEGVLFATYSALIGESQAGGQHRTRLKQILEWCRENFEGVIVFDECHKAKNASSTKMGKAVLDLQNKLPRARVVYASATGASEPKNMIYMSRLGIWGEGTPFRAFDEFLHAIEKRGVGAMEIVAMDMKVSGMYIARQLSFTGVTFRIEEIPLDEKYKAVYDKAAKLWAEALMVFQQAADCIGLESRKSLWGQFWSAHQRFFKYLCIAAKVRRLVELAREELARDKCIVIGLQSTGEARTREVLDENDGHLNCFVSAAEGVFLSLIQKHFPSNKRKREKGTGIKRKRRPRGRCPKALRGPCDQGVVIKISDDSSTDSDMGLDSDLTSSPESLLETDDVIFVDHTFSEDRGGFHMLPSQKELHSLRELKVEKMKQDLLAKVKALGQELPLNTLDQLIDYFGGPENVAEMTGRKGRVVRRPDGSVVFESRAEQGLSIDHVNLKEKERFMQGEKLVAIISEASSSGISLQADRRVKNQKRRVHMTLELPWSADRAIQQFGRTHRSNQVSAPEYVFLISELAGERRFASIVAKRLESLGALTHGDRRATESRDLSKYNFENKYGAKALDKVLSTILNHSESRVPVPRSYERGEDAFFREMKQGLISVGICCSQMKYGTVSVEKDCSITKFLNRILGLEVDKQNMLFQYFSDTFDYLIEKDKKEGKYDMGILDLAPGVDEIYEESKEVFLTPGHPQDGQVVFYKISVDRGLKWEEAYEKSLKLTGTYDGFYLSYKVRGNKYTCLLAEQCRGKNFILYKPNIGKQSQLESLDSLQKRYRRVLPEEAKEHWESSYHFSLKNCNHAVWNKSCKLIQEGKECFQGMRLRHYYMLCGALLHVWSRIAGVMADITSSSYLQIVRLKTKEKKKQVGIKIPESCVHRVREELKQMDEDVKRKQSRLLQAQEQSSPFSLPLHILPGPGLPLPSLCHDEILDLTYSPPSNSIPDLVLNPETRALCFSSEPPLQPQQPPQQQHRLSFGFGHAPGLEGSTAPGPSLHEPPALPPPAPLQQPQEDFLQQDGNINFREILEDMLRTFSGPSQENLLPPERQSVIQFSSGPFSNS; encoded by the exons CTGTTCTCACCCAGCACACCATTCCCTGGCCTGAACAGCTCCAGTGACCACGTTCCTGCTGTCCCCAACACCCCACTCCTCATCAGCTaccag TCTCAGGCTCCTGCagaggaggaagatgaaggtgAGGAGGAGGAAACAGAAGAGTTGGGGCACACAGAGACGTATGCAGAATATATCCCTTCAAAGT CCAAGATTGGGAAGCACCATCCTGACCTGGTGGTTGAGACGAGCACCCTGTCCAGTGTCCCCCCACCTGACATTACCTacagcctttccctgcccagctccgTGGCTGACAAAGGCTCCCTGTCTGCACTGCAGCTGGAAGCCATCATCTACGCCTGCCAG CAACATGAAGTTTTATTGCCCAATGGGCAGCGAGCTGGGTTCCTGATCGGGGATGGTGCTGGAGTTGGGAAGGGCAGGACTGTTGCAGGCATCATCTTTGAAAATTATcttaaagggaggaaaaaagctcTGTG GTTCAGCGTCTCCAATGATCTCAAGTACGATGCTGAGAGGGACCTGAAGGACATCGAGGCCTCCCACATTCCTGTGCATGCTCTGAACAAG ATTAAATACGGTGACACAGCTACCTCAGAAGGAGTCCTCTTTGCCACCTACTCGGCGCTGATCGGCGAAAGCCAGGCCGGGGGGCAGCACAGGACGCGCTTAAAACAGATCCTGGAGTGGTGCAGGGAAAACTTTGAGGGAGTT ATTGTGTTTGATGAATGCCACAAAGCCAAAAACGCCAGCTCTACCAAAATGGGCAAAGCAGTGCTGGACCTGCAGAACAAGCTGCCTCGAGCAAGGGTTGTCTATGCCAGTGCCACag GTGCCTCAGAGCCAAAAAACATGATTTACATGAGCCGCCTGGGGATCTGGGGGGAGGGAACCCCATTCCGAGCCTTCGATGAGTTCCTGCACGCCATTGAGAAGAG GGGCGTCGGCGCGATGGAGATCGTGGCCATGGACATGAAGGTCAGTGGGATGTACATTGCTCGGCAGCTCAGCTTCACTGGGGTCACCTTCAGGATTGAGGAGATCCCTCTGGACGAGAAGTACAAGGCTGTGTACGACAAGGCAGCCAAGCTG TGGGCAGAGGCCCTGATGGTGTTCCAGCAGGCAGCTGACTGCATCGGGCTGGAGTCCCGCAAGTCCCTGTGGGGGCAGTTCTGGTCGGCTCACCAGCGCTTCTTCAAGTACCTGTGCATCGCCGCCAAGGTGCGGCGCCTCGTGGAGCTGGCCCGGGAGGAGCTGGCCAGGGACAAG TGCATTGTCATCGGCCTGCAGTCCACAGGGGAGGCTCGcaccagggaggtgctggatgaGAACGATGGGCACCTCAACTGCTTTGTTTCTGCTGCAGA AGGCGTCTTTCTATCACTAATTCAGAAGCACTTTCCTTCAaacaaaagaaagagagaaaaaggaacTGGCATTAAAAGAAAAC GGCGTCCCAGGGGCCGCTGCCCCAAGGCTCTGCGGGGTCCCTGTGACCAAGGGGTTGTCATCAAGATCAGTGATGACAGCAGCACCGACTCGGACATGGGGCTGGACAGCGACCTCACCTCGTCCCCAGAGTCCCTGCTGGAGACAGACGATGTCATCTTTGTGGATCACACCTTCAGTGAGGACAGGG GTGGTTTCCACATGCTGCCTTCTCAGAAAGAGCTGCACAGCCTGAGAGAGCTGAAGGTTGAAAAGATGAAACAGGACCTCCTAGCAAAAGTGAAGGCACTGGGCCAAGAGCTACCTCTCAACACCTTGGATCAACTGATTGATTATTTTGGGGGCCCAGAGAATGTGGCTGAG ATGACGGGCAGGAAGGGACGGGTGGTTCGCAGGCCCGACGGCTCCGTCGTGTTCGAGTCGCGCGCCGAGCAGGGGCTCTCCATAGACCACGTCAACCTGAAGGAGAAGGAGCGCTTCATGCAGGGGGAAAAG CTCGTGGCGATAATCTCAGAGGCCTCCAGCTCAGGGATCTCCCTCCAAGCAGACAGACGGGTGAAGAACCAAAAGCGCCGGGTGCACATgaccctggagctgccctggagTGCAGACAGGGCCATCCAGCAGTTTG GCCGAACTCACCGATCCAACCAGGTCTCTGCTCCCGAGTACGTGTTCCTCATCTCAGAGCTGGCAGGGGAGAGGAGGTTTGCATCCATCGTGGCAAAACGCCTGGAGAGCCTG GGTGCCCTAACTCACGGGGACCGACGGGCCACCGAGTCCCGAGACCTCAGCAAGTACAACTTCGAGAACAAG TACGGGGCCAAAGCCCTGGACAAGGTCCTGTCCACGATCCTCAACCACTCTGAGAGCAGAGTTCCTGTGCCCAGGAGCTACGAGAGAGGGGAGGATGCCTTTTTCCGTG AAATGAAGCAAGGGCTCATCTCCGTGGGCATCTGCTGCAGCCAGATGAAGTATGGCACTGTCTCAGTGGAGAAAG ACTGCTCCATCACCAAATTCCTGAACCGCATCCTGGGCCTGGAGGTGGACAAGCAGAACATGCTCTTCCAGTATTTTTCTGACACCTTTGACTACCTGATTGAGAAGGACAAGAAGGAGGGCAAATATGACATGGGCATCCTTG ATTTAGCTCCAGGAGTGGATGAGATCTACGAGGAGAGCAAGGAGGTTTTCCTGACCCcggggcacccacaggatgggcAGGTTGTGTTCTACAAG ATCAGCGTTGACAGAGGCTTAAAGTGGGAGGAAGCCTATGAGAAGTCTCTCAAACTGACAGGAACCTATGATGGGTTCTACCTCTCCTACAAG GTGCGAGGCAACAAATACACCTGTCTGCTGGCAGAGCAGTGCCGTGGGAAGAACTTCATCCTCTACAAGCCAAACATTGGGAAGCAAAGCCAGCTTGAGAGCCTGGACAGTCTGCAGAAGAGATACCGACGG gtgctgcccgAGGAGGCCAAGGAGCACTGGGAGAGCAGCTACCACTTCTCCTTGAAGAACTGTAACCACGCCGTGTG GAACAAGAGCTGCAAGCTGATCCAGGAGGGGAAGGAATGCTTCCAGGGCATGCGCCTGAGGCACTATTACATGCTGTGTGGGGCCCTGCTGCACGTGTGGAGCAGGATCGCCGGCGTCATGGCAGACATCACCAGCAGCAGCTACCTGCAGATCGTGCGCCTCAAGaccaaggagaagaagaagcaaGTCG GGATAAAGATCCCCGAGAGCTGCGTGCACAGGGTGCGGGAGGAGCTGAAGCAGATGGACGAGGACGTGAAGAGGAAGCAGAGCcggctgctccaggcccaggagcAGAGCTCCCCCTTCTCCCTGCCCCTGCACATCCTGCCGGGgccagggctgcccctgccctccctgtgccatGATGAGATCCTGGACTTGACCTACAGCCCTCCCAGCAACAGCATTCCTGACTTGGTGTTGAACCCAGAGACCAGAGCGCTCTGCTTCTCCTCGGAGccccccctgcagccccagcagcccccccagcagcagcacaggttgTCCTTTGGCTTTGGCCACGCTCCTGGCCTGGAGGGCAGCACAGCCCCCGGCCCCTCACTGCACGagccccctgccctgcctcccccagcccccctgcagcagccacaggaggATTTTCTCCAGCAAGACGGGAATATCAATTTTAGAGAGATCCTGGAGGACATGCTGAGGACGTTTAGCGGGCCCTCCCAGGAGAACTTGCTCCCCCCGGAGCGCCAGAGCGTGATCCAGTTCAGTTCTGGGCCTTTCTCAAACTCCTGA